CGATGCTTCCAGCTTTTTATGGATTTACAATTCTCGTTCATCAGTTGTGATTGATTCTGACATGAACAGGAAAGGTTGTTGAAGAAATCTATCATTTGGTTTTCTCGTTAGCGCTGACCTATATTAGATATTGATGGGAATTGTTTCATGTGATGGAAAActgaaaatgttgaataaaaaccTAATAGGTTGTGTTTAATGTGTTACTGTGAAcctttattattatcattattattattattactataataATCAGTGTGAATTCAATAAGAAATTTTaggattttcatttatttagttcTGTGATTGACAGATGTAAGAGCGATTTATTCAAGTTAATACTCTATGATTATTAACAGTAATAAGTGACAAGAAAGACTATAAGAAGCTTTCAAGTGATAAATCATGGCGGACTTAGATTTTGACACTAACCCTCGATACAAAATGAATGGATTACCGGTAAGTCTTAACTTTACATATGGGGTAACCTTTTCTATCCGAATCATCATCTGAATATTATTAACTGACTGAAGAGACTAAATCGTACAAAGGCTGGAATTACTACtatttgcaaacaaacatttttgtctGTCGGTTAAACAATTAAGCTGATGTTCACATTTCAGTTTTGCACCTATGATAAGGTCAAGTAAAACCAGGCCGACTTAACGTTTTTGAAGTTGTATTTAAAGTTGCTGTGCCGCGTTGGCATTCACAGTTGTGTCCCTATAGGGGGCTGTCAATCTTGTTAGCGGCACACCTAAATATCTTAGATTTTAGTTCATTTGCAAAGAGTTATAACACAATCCCAAAAGCCCTTTACTTCCATGTTTACACCTGCAAGTGCTAGAATTCAGACTTGCTGATTTTATTGGGGTACCAGGTCATGAAGTTTCGTGCAAACATCGTCCATACAAGCTCTGTCAGGGTCCCCTTTTGTTATATGCAGACTATGGCCACACTACTAAGGAGATATTGTTAGGCATCTGGAGGTCATTTATGATTACTTCATAATCAAGTGTTTCTTATATACCTCATACAAAGCTGTATTAAGGGCAATATGTAGGGGAAGGTGATGCATTTGCAAACAATTTGACCTTTAACCCCAAATTTTAGGTGAAGGTCAACTATTTGTTTGTCTTCTTAAGTATGAAATTGGTAACTGTTGGATGTGGCAGTGAGCATTTTTACTGTTCACACTATTGCACATGCATAATGGACCTAGGTCATGATGACACTCTTACTACCTTCTCTCGCTCTTGTACAATAGAGAAAGTAGTCATTTTGATACATCTGCCAATTTTGATTGTGTTCACTTGCATAGTACATTCAAATATGGTAATATGACACTGTATCAGGGTTTAATAAGGACCATTTGATACTGTTAGCTTACACAGCTAAGAGTAGGTAATTGAAACTATATCATTCTGTATGAGTACTGTTATATGTATAGTTACAGTATTTAATGATTATGCTGGCAAATTTGAGGTGTAGGCCGCTCATACTATAAGTATTATATTAAGTTAATACATGTTATCCAACTCACCAGTACTACTGTTATAGTACTTTTTTATGtgaatgaaatattacaaaCCCACTAATTTATGCAGCAACCAAAACATATCCAGCTTCATTTAAGCCTTGTGGTGTGGTTGTTCATCAACTCATCTGACAGATTGTGTCATCCGTCATTCACTCGTCTTACAgttgttttttgcttttttatgtatgcaatattttaaagttttgtgaTTATGAAGATTGCCTTGGCATTATAAGGGGATGACTTTTAGGAATGGAACCCAAAAATGAATTAGTATAAATTAGACATTTAATAgtaataaagtataaaatataattgtcatATTTACCGGTAGAGTGGTGAGCTAACATCAACATGTGGCGCATCATGGTGTGGTGTGGTGTGGTGTGGTGTGTGTGGTGTGGTGTGGTGTGTGATGTGGTGTGGTGTGATGTGGTGTGTGCAGGCGTCATGCATCAgcttgcgtgtgtgtgtttttaagcTGATGGTTTCTGTTATTTCCCTGTAACATGATGTGAAACAAGGTTAGGGCTCCCAAAACAACACTAACAAACATAACCAAGAAAAAGTGTGATGCTAACTAAAAGTACACAATTTTTATGAACACAATTCCAAAATTTTTCATCATGCAAATTGTCATCTGAATTGTTGCTAATTAGTGGTATTTAGATTTTCTCCTGAtttttcttgtatgtttttGCCTGCATCCTTATATATGATAGTGTCACAATGATTTATGGTACACGACTTTTGTTAACACAAGTCCAAAAAATTTCATCATGAAATGTCATCTGAAATGTCATCTGAATTGTTGCTAATTAGTggtattaaaggggctgtactccgtatgatgaaatagcagaaaaaaagaaatttgtcaaaactgacataaacttggtatcgatgtgtacaatgcattgaaacttactaactgaaataccacatagtttaaaattaattaatttttcacagttttttttgtatttttcaattaaaaaagattactaggtatgtcttcattccttatgcgtgattggctagtcgatgttatcatgtgatattaccaagttagatatATAGCTTAGATATTAAGGGTAAGCcttgtagcacagtggatacaacactggactgcaattttggccaCACTGGTacaaacccggtctccgactcgattttttttttacattttggtattttttttacaattacgatatcaaagagtaaaacattttattaaattattgtcctgagatttgttacagaaaaaacacttttttggggccaatcttgtgtacagtccctttaaggttaATTAATTTTCTCTGgatttttttcgttttaaatatttttgcttgCATCCTTATATATGATAGGGTCCtattagtgatgaaacgattatcgagtacaatcgataaattgtcgctgacaatgctatgtcggcgacaatcgatagtggttgtccaaaatcaaTGTTGCTAATGTattacttccggtaactacatatttttttgttttgtggtaaaagtcgagtaaatgtaaatttttctttcaggtaaattctcgttgagttcatttaaataagagatgtcactctcttacacaaaaTATTAAGATAACTGGCCTGTTCCAGTGTGCATCATTACTTACAACAGTGTGCACTTACAACCTCtgccaaaattacaaattaatcttaactgtttatatatttcataaaacattcttaaataaCCTGTCTATGATGTAGTGGGTCGGGTCTTTCCTGTaaatgcattctgtttttgaaaccatttttggtttggttaaatgtaattaactaaataacttttttgttgaaagttttatgaaattaagatgttctaatgaattttaaattaaacaggttcacaaaaaattaatatacatttaaatgaataaaatattaagataactTACATGTTCCAGTCTAATGTGCAATTTtcaagtatgtgttgtgttgtaatgttttttttccgtTTAGTTGTTAAAAGACAGAAAGgggttatggaaatttactttctgttgcaaaaagcatgtcCATAATATTaagcatcacacgtactgaatccatgtttaaccatttaaatgctCGTGATACTATGTATTAataatgtattccttactgatattatgaactttcgattattgtctgatagtaaatcgaaatgcatggtgcgattcgattcgattattgatagcaaatggagtccgattttcaaacactaaggTCCCATACACAATGACTGATGGTACACACTTTTTGTTAACACAagtcaaaaatatttcatcatgcAATGACATCAGAAATGTTGCTGATATcagaagaaataataaaatgttttcaactaCTTTAATTATCTCAGATTCCATAAGGTGATTGCATTTTTGAATGACTGAAAGTGTAAATTATAGACCCAAGAAAGATTTTCcttcataatattaatttacatgAATGAAATGAACCATTATCTTCTTTTCAAAAGGCCATCAAAACACCTTGGATTACAAAAACCTTGAATTTATAGTTTCACtattgacaaaatgaaaatatggctgtttgcattgtaaaacatgttttgtgatTGCAATGTTCTCCTACAACAAGATTGTACCCAGTTTCaaatgccatttcaatatcatatattacaTGAATGAAAGCATAATTATTATTCGATGGTCTTTTTCATGCCAGAGAATGATATAGAGTGAAATCTactgaaataattttgtaaaaattgtgATTTATCTCTTGGATAGGAATAGTTCTGTTTTCTACAgtcatttttacattcttttatATGTTAAACTTGGAATATTTTACttggacatttaaaacaaaatcataatgGCTTCAGGTGATGAATTTGGATATggaaacaagaaaacaaaaaaagttgtgacAGTTGATGTAATGGTAATtacttttttggaatattttgtaTGGAGCTTGTGTGACTGtaatcataaaattattatgtattaagtAATTTTCATTACATATATGCAGATGAAATCTCTGTATATTTCTATTATTCCGTAGCATAAGAGGACTGTTTCAATAATGAAATCTTTGCCAATTCTTAAATCGAAATTTTTTTGGtgacatagtttcattattttttatatatatttgagtgaattgaaTTTAAGCCAGTTTTAAGATGGAACACAAAGTTGAGGAAATATAAAATCAGAAATGCCATTTGGGgcgttaatatatatttaagattattgaaatcctttattgaaacagggCCCTGTTATTTTCATAGAATCTAAGAAGGGGCGTGTACTTTGTGCATTAACATGGGGCAATTTAAAACGGGCATATAATTTTAAGGCAAATGTCCGTCTTCCTGTCTGTCGGTCAGAAGACAGGTGATCTGTCCTGACACAATTAATTATACAAGAAGGGTTTGTCACCTAGGACCATAGAACTTGTGGTAGGTTGTCCATGaccaggtcaaaggtcaataaTCAATGCAATTCAACCAATCATGatacagccttttgttgaatcaagtaaataacattttttcaaaatcctggacttaaaagacaatatttgagcatatatcaacatttgttgaagggtttcagctgtcagtatcttagttttaacactcctaatgatttacCACACTTGATTtcataatagaaaaaaaatcagtaaaaagtgcattttacaaactagGATTGTtacaagtccctttaaaacaccTGGATTTTATAATCCTCAACATGTCTCTTACAAAGCAGGGCTGAGGGGGCACAGTCTCTTACAAAGCAGGGCTGTGGGGGCACAGTGTCTTACAAAGCAGGACTGAGGGGGCACAGTGCCTTACAAAGCAGGGCTGAGGGGGCACAGTGTcttacaaacatcttttgtgtttatataaatcaaataaactatttatatacatattaaatatttaggTAATTCACTTcttattttatctatatttcataatttgaaCTTTAACTTAATGCTTCCCATGTTTGAGTTGTTGTAAACTGGCATGTTGAAAAGATAATTAGCTATAAACAACgatcataaaacattataacagtCAATCGTTGCAAAAATCTTTCCCTTTGTGATTTTTCTGTAAGACGCCTTTTGAGTTAACTTATTCATTTCAGCGAgttgatttgtttattaattgaaATCTGAATAATTTTGTTGAGATATTGTTACATTAACTTAAGAATAACAATACTGATTAGAATGTGATAAAAATTCAAGTATTTTTAATGAACAAATCAAGCTATAATTTAGTGCATAATGGATCTTAAGTAGAAAAGATACTTTATAATGCAAACTTGcaaatgaaatgataatttaTGGAATATATTGGGCATTTTAATAACATTGGAAGATAAGTTACCATCAAAAAGGTTTGGAAGACATTAAATTGTGGTAATTTTTCTCATAAAAAAGCAGTGTGacttaatgaaaaatatttgtgattTACTTGTGTCTAAAGAGAAGCATTTGTGATtttcttgttaaaataaaaaatctacgctatattgaataataattgtgattttttttcaattggaTATACCCTGGTAGTTAAGCAACAAGAATGTCCGCTAAAACAAAGCAAACTAATTCAGCAAAAACCCACCATACAACAAGCAATGTCACAATTAAAGAGCTGCTTTCCAAGAACACCCACTCGGACGATGTGGATCTTGATGTGTCGTACGAGGACGAACCTCACAAGAGAACGCCCATTGAAGTTGTGGTAAATCACTGAGTTAGAGGGTCTGAGGTTGTTGTGTGTAAAAAGTGGGGGAAATGGGTGTGAATTCAGTGGTTTTGCATGTTAAACATATCACTCTTTCTTGTGAAATGTTACGTTTAATATAATTAGAACTGTTCTCTAAAATTGATTAAGTGTCTGGTATGTCATGGAAGTTAATGTTTGTGACTTCGGGCATTGGTTATTAAGGTTTTTCATACCAActtcatgtttcatttatcaGCATATACTTTTTAAGAGACAGCTGTTAATAAACTTAACCAAAGATCATTAAATGACCAAATAAATGCCTTTGTGAAGCCATGTTGCATCtgacaacataaaaacatattattgtaattatttctcTGACAACTTTTGGAAGACTTAAACaaaaatttgaaataagttCTTTATGgagtattttcttaattttactaAGAAGAGAGAATAAAGTATTGCAAAGTAATTCTTATTTACTGGAGAGTTAGATTTAACAGTTCTCTTCTTTTCAATTAAgcattatgtttaaactgttaatGCCTGGTAATTCTGGTATCATTAAAAAGCATATTACTAACTAAAATTGCGAAAATGAATGACCAGAAATGCATTACAGTACAGATAATTCTATTGCAGTTTGTATGTTCTTTCTTTATTTCACCAAAATTAATTGTGAATTGACTCATAGTATTTTTCCTTTCAGTACAAATGTGTTTAGTCTTGTCATTAAACATTCTTGCTCTACATGGTTTGATTTATAAAGCCAGCCACTTTTGTTCTAGTCAAGTGAAGCACTAAGTAAGAACAAATACcgtaataatttaatatatgtatttatatttaagtaacaCATTAATATATAACCCCCAATATTGCCTTTGAAAGTATCGTAATTTCGGCAGTGCAAGTAAAGGTATATGCAGACGGCTTGTTCAAAGTTATGATCATGTCAACCCTCttatattgtattgcattgtcaAGTTTTCCCtttgaaacaaaaattgtcTGCAATATTTAAACGGTAAATGTATAATCTTAACTGTCAAATCACAGAAAGTTTGGAAATTTTGTAGAAACAGGTACTCTTAGacccaccaacaccaccaccatcctCCCCCATCCTGGGGCATCAGTGTTATTTATGTAGAAACAGGTACTCTTAGacccaccaacaccaccaccatcctCCCCCACCCTTGGCCTTCAGTGTTATTTATGTAGAAACAGGTACTCTTAGacccaccaacaccaccaccatcctCCCCCACCCTGGGGCATCAGTGTTATTTATGTAGAAACAGGTACTCTTAGAcccaacaacaccaccaccatcctCCCCCACCCTGGGGCATCAGTGTTATTTGTGTAGAAACAGGTACTCTTAGacccaccaacaccaccaccatcctCCCCCACCCTGGGGCATCAGTGTTATTTGTGTAGAAACAGGTACTCTTAGAGTGCCAGTGTTGTTTTCTCATCATTATTGCATAATTAAGATAACTAAAGGATTTTGTAATTGTAAGTGTTAAGATGCATGAAACCTTTCTTTTCAGAATCTCAGCCAGAGGAATGATGGCGGCTATAATGCCTTATGTTTCTGTAATATATGTATAGAATTTTGATCGATGTTGGGGAAATCAATATTTCTTATTATAGAGTTCTGATTGAGATCAGAGTAttataaaattttcatatttctatcTTACTTTTATCTTCCATACTTATCTATTTTTCGAAACTTAGAAAAAATTGTGCGGTTATTGTTGTCATGGTATTTTTTTGGTGCATTTTCATCAGATTCTCAATAGTTTTAAATGATACACCATACTTTTTGGAAGAAGCCTGctcttttcttttcttgtatttttttgaTTATGAAAGGTTGGTGACTGTATTATTACTTTAATAACAATTTGTTGGAGATTATTTATGTAGCAATTTGGTTTTAACactgttttgaatgttgttcatcagaatatttttttttgaaagcaGCTAAATTGTCTTTGATTAAATTTCATTCATTCAACGTGAGGGAATTAGTAGGTTATGGAGTTCAGTTTCCCATGGTTTTGGACATTTTAATGTGAAGGTGATGGAACATTAAAGAAGCATTCTAAAaggatattgaaataatttaaaaatgaaatataattcattaaatgtatgtaaattccatttttgaaagaaaattacTTGTAAATTTTGCTGGAAAGTACAGGAAAATAGAACTGGTTACGTATATCATGTCAGTAAGCTATTGGGTGCAATTCATTTCTCCAACAGTAAAACTAGAAAATGTAAGCAATGTTGTAAATATTCCAGGATGCTGTGAAGATGAATCAGCTACAGAACCTGCTCCACGATGCCCTGATTTCCACGGAGCATGTTCAGCAGTGTGCCATCGTTCACAGGAAGGATTGCTCTGTGAGGGCTAGCTCTGTGGGGTTTAATGTAAGTAAATCTGTGTGAATACTTGGTGCAAGTCTGTATGAATAGGTCTAGTCTGTGTGAATAAATGTAAGTCAGTGTGAATAGGTGCAAGTCAGTGTGAATAGGTGCAAGTCTGTGTAAATAGGTTTAAGTCTGTGTGAATAGGTGTAAGTCTGTGTAAATAGGTGTCAGTCTGTGTAAGTCTGTGTGAATAGGTGTAAGTCTGTGTAAATAGGTGTAAGTCTCACTCAGTGTGAATTGGTGTAAGTCTGTGTGAATCGGTGTAAGTCTGTGTGGATATTCTTAAGCTTATGTAAACATGTGTAAAATCTGGGTAGATATGTGTAAACCTGTGTAGATAAGTGTAAACCTGTGTAGATAAGTGTAAACCTGTGTAGATAAGTGTAAGCTTGTGTAGATAAGTGTAAACCTGTGTAGATAAGTGTAAACCTGTGTAGATAAGTGTAAGCTTGTGTAAGATTGTGTGTTTGCCAATGTATGTAAGTTTAAACCTGTGTAAATAAATGTAAGCTTGTGTAAATATGTGTACGATTTTGTGTTAGCCAATGTATGTAAGTTTAAACCTGTGTATTTAAGTGTAAGCTTGTGTAAATATGTGTAAGATTGTGTGTCAGCCAATGTAAGTAAGTTTAAACCTGTGTATTTAAGTGTAAGCTTGTGAAGATATGTGTTAACTTGTATAGATTAGAGTAAACCTGGGTCAATTTGTATAAGATTGTGTATAAATGTGTATGCCTGcgtacatacatgtttatgccTGTGTAGGTATGTGTAAGCCCATGTAGATATGTGTTTACTTGTTGATGTATGTAAGCATGTGTAGATATGAGTAAGGTTGTGTATATTATGTAAGCATCAGTAGATATGTTAACATGTGAAGATATATGTTAGCCTGTTTAGGTATGTGTAAGTGTGGGTGTATATATGTAAGCCCGTGTATATATGTGTAAGCCTGtgaataatttaagtaatgaattgccagatttatgtcattatcggggtatgaaggCATGATTTCATTCAAGTATTGTTAGGGTAATACTTGATTTCctttaagaaaaccttacagtaatcctgtctcacccattctgttaatagaacgacctgaaatattttatcaaataaagtCACATAACatgggaaaagatcaaccacttgaaatcgcttttaaaattgaaacacttatgacaacaatacattaaacatatcataaattaacaatttctaaaatgtttGACCTGCTGacaaattacaaacaataacaagataaacaattttcatgtatattgttatgcgatgataCGCGATCCAAACATATTCAAAGATGTTGCATTCATTGGATGATAACGGCAATTGCccaaaggcagttcatttatgGAATAGA
The DNA window shown above is from Mya arenaria isolate MELC-2E11 chromosome 6, ASM2691426v1 and carries:
- the LOC128237000 gene encoding profilin-4-like isoform X1 — its product is MSAKTKQTNSAKTHHTTSNVTIKELLSKNTHSDDVDLDVSYEDEPHKRTPIEVVDAVKMNQLQNLLHDALISTEHVQQCAIVHRKDCSVRASSVGFNLYHDQVQILLDSFKNPPQTREEGIYFDDRQFKCVRADKTSIYGKCENRGLILVKTLTLLVIATYSDSMYPSVCVEAVEKLADYFKEKGK